CAGGCAGGAGTCGTGGCGCGCGGCAACCGAACAGAATCTGCAGGCGGTCGGCTACACCGGCTATGAACGGTTGATCATGGAACCGGCGGGCTCACTCTATGTTTCCGCCGCCGACTTCAAGGCCCCACAGCGAGCACAGATCGAGGCACAGGGCTACACGATCATCGCCAACGTCGGAGATCAGCCGTCGGACCTGGCCGGCGGGCACGCACAGCAGACATATCTACTGCCCAACCCTTTCTACCGCATCCCCTAGGAGTGACATGGCCGACACGATGAGGGCGCAACGCTTCTACGCTGACACCAAAACGTTTGCGGTAGAAGATGTTCCGATACCCGAGCCCGGACCGGGAGAGGTGTTGGTCAAGGTCGCGTTCTGCGGCATCTGCCATTCCGACCTGAGTCTGATCAACGGCACGTTCCCGGCCATGCGCCCGGTGGTCACCCAGGGCCACGAGGCGTCGGGGACCATCGCCAAGTTGGGCCCGGACGTCACCGGGTGGGCCGAAGGCGACCGGGTGGTCGTGGCCGCGGGCAGGCCGTGCACCCAATGCGCGAACTGCCGCCGCGGCAACGTCACGAACTGCCTGGCCATCCAGCTGATGGCGTTCGCCTACGACGGGGCGTGGGCCGAGTACACCGTCGCGCAGGCCGCCGGCCTGACCCGGGTGCCCGACAACGTCCCGCTCGAGCAGGCCGCGATCCTGGCCGATGCGGTGTCGACGCCGTTCGGCGCCGTCGTGCGCACCGGCAAGGTCGGCATCGGCGAATCGGTCGGCGTATGGGGTGTCGGCGGGGTCGGAACCCACATCGTGCAGCTGGCCCGGCTGGTCGGTGCCGCGCCGGTGATCGCCGTCGACGTCAAGCCGGCGGTGCTCGAGCGCGCCGTCGAACTCGGTGCGGACCATGCGTTCGACGCCCGCGACGAACGACTCTCGGAGAAGATCGCCGAGCTCACCGGCGGGCGCAAGCTCGACGTCGCGTTCGACGCGGTGGGCCTCGCGTCGACGTTCGAGCAGGCGCTCGACAGCCTGACGGTCGGCGGCCGTCTCGTCGCGGTTGGAATGAGCGCCGAGCCCGCCTGCGTTGGAAGCACCAGCATGTTCGCACTCACGCAGAAGCAGGTCCTCGGCCACCTCGGCTACCAGAACGTCGACATCGAAACGCTGGCCACGCTGGTTTCCCGTGGCCGACTGGACATCTCGCGCTCGATCAGCGACGTCGTCTCCCTCGAGGACATCGCGGTCGGCATCGAAAGGCTGCACAGCCAGGAAGGCAACCCGATCCGCATTCTGGTCCAGCCGTGACGGGTGACCTGCGGGGCCGGGTCGCGCTGCTGACCGGCGCGTCGGGCGGTATCGGCAAGGCGATCGCGCGACGACTCGCCGACGAGGGCGCTGACCTGTGCCTGTCCTACGGGCAGCACGCCGACGATGCCGAAGAGGTCGCGGCCTATGCGCGAGACCAGGGGCGGCGGGTCACCGTCCTCGCCGCCGATCTATCCGATCCGGAGGCACCGGCCGCCCTCGTCGCGCATGCGGTCCACGAACTGGGCCCGGTCGACCTGCTCGTCCCCAATGCGGGCACGGCCGACATCAAGGGGTGGCAGAAGATCGATCTGGCGTCGTGGAACGCGACGATTGCGGTCAACCTGACCGCTCCGTGGTTGTTGGCGCAACAGGTTCTGCCCGCGATGATCGAGCGGAAGTACGGACGCATCCTGTTCATCTCATCGGTCGCCGCCCTCACCGGCGGCGTGGTCGGGGCCCACTACGCCGCGAGCAAGGCAGGACTGCACGGCCTGATGCACCACCTCGCACCGCGCGTCGCGGCCGACGGAGTGACGGTCAACAGCCTGGCCCCCGCGCTGGTGGGCGAGACGAAGATGTTTCCAGCAGACCTGGAGACCGGCACTCCCCCGATCCCGATCCCCGTCGGACGCATAGGCCGGCCCGACGAGGTGGCCGACATGGCAATCGCCATGCTGCGCAACGGTTATCTGACCAACAAGGTCGTCACGCTCGACGGCGGCATTCTGCCGCGCGACTAGCTCAGCCGGGGCGCCGCCTTGCCGCTGATGAGTGGCAGATCGAGATAGGTGGCGATGCCCGGTTCGGCGGCGCACACCGCGGGCACCGAGTTCACGCAGTGCGCGGCGGTGCCGACGATCCCGTACTCCGGACCCTCGCCGCCCACCGCCGACTGAAATCCCTTCACCGTGATCGAAATATCGGGATTACCGCGAACCTCCATCTCGTAACGCTGTCCTTCCGGGCCGAATGTCCATGGCGGATCGAGCTTTTCTTCGCCCATGAGCCAGTTCACGGTGACGCGGACGACGACCTCGTCGCCGACAAGCGCCTCCCAGTGGAACTTTCGGCCGGCGACCTGGCCGGGCTCGATCACGCCGATCGGCGATTCGATAGGTGCTGTGGCGACGGCGATCTCCTGCGACGAACGCACTTTCGGGTCGGCGTTGAAGCCCGCCTTGTCGACGATCATCCGCACCGCCTGGATGAAGCCGCCGTCGAGCAGCTTCTGCATGGGTCCGCTCAGGGCCTTGTCGGGCACCTCTCCGAACCCCATCACATGGCGGACGACATCGGGTGCTTCGTAGGTGCGCAAGTCGGAATACTCCTCGGCGCGAACAAAAGTCACACCCGTGGAGAACGCCGAGAACAGCAGCGGGAACTTCTCGCTGATACCGCCGGGCGCCATGCCGGTGCCGTGCAGCGTCGAGTTGCCCTCGATCGCGGCGTCGCGAAGGGCCGCCGACTGCCGCTCGCTCGGATACACCCAGCCGACCGGAGTGACCACGTTCTTCCCCGACCGCAGCAGCGCGGCGACCTCATCGGGATTGGGCAGCAGCGGCGAATAGATGACGGCGTCGGCGTCGAGCGCCAGGATCTCGTCGACGTTGTTGGTCGCGGTGACGCCAAGTGGCTCTTCGCCGATGAGTTCGCCGACGTCCTTGCCCGCTTTGTCGGCCGAGTGCACCCAGCAGCCGACGAGCTCGAGCTCGGGATGCTCCAGCACGCCCTTGATGGCGGCGACTCCGACGCCGCCCGTCGCCCACTGCACGACCTTCAGCGCCATACCGCCTCCTCGCAACTAGAACACGTTCTACTTAGGTCTACACGACGGAGACTTCGTGCGCGGCGATCTGCGCGAGTACGGCGCGGGGCCCCCGATTTCGCGTCATGAGTGCGTGTCGCGCCGGTTCGCGATAGAACTTCGGTGATGGGTTCGGTCAAGATCGGCTTTGGCGTACTGGGGCCACTCCAGATGACGGTCAACGCTGCGCCGGTGACGCTGGGCACGCCGAAGCTGCGTGCCGTGCTCGCGATGCTCGTCATGAATCGGAACCGCCCGGTGTCCACCGATTCCCTGATCACCGCCGCATGGGAAGAGGGACCGCCGGCGGAGGCCAGGGCCAGCCTGCACTCCTACATCTCGAATTTGCGCAAGCTGGTCAGCACCGCGGGCGCGGACCCGAAGCAGGTGTTGGTCAACGCGCCGCCGGGCTATCGGCTGAACGCCGCCGACGCGGACTGCGACATCGGCCGATTCGTGGTCGAGAAGGCGGCCGGAGTGCACGCCGCGGCGGCCGGCCGTTTCGAGGAGGCCAGCAGGCACCTGACCGATGCCCTGGCCGAATGGCGCGGACCGGTCCTCGACGACCTGCGCACCTTTCAGTTCGTCGATGTGTTCGCGACCGCGCTCACCGAGGACAAGGTCGAGGCGCATACCGCGCGGGCTGGAGCCGAAATCGCTTGCGGGCGTGCCTATGCCGTCATCTCCGAGCTGGAGAGCCTCACGGTCGAGTATCCGTACCGCGAGCCGCTGTGGGCGCAGCTGATCACCGCCTTCTATGCGGCCGAACGCCAGTCCGAGGCGCTGGACGCCTACCAGCGGCTGAAGACCACCCTGGCCGAAGACCTGGGCATCGACCCCGGGCCGACGGTGCGTGCGCTGCACGAGAAGATCCTCCGGCAGGAGCCGCTGGACGTGAAGCAGGCCGCGAAGACGACAGCCGTGCACCAGGTCAACGACATCGACATGCGGACGGCGGTCAATGCGACGGCGGCGCTGGCGACCTTGCGCTCGGCGGCCGGGCGCGCGTATCGCCTGACGGCGACGGCGACCAGGATCGGGCGGCTATCGGACAACGACATCGTGCTCGACGACAACAATGTCAGCCGCCACCATGCGGTGATCATTGACACCGGAACCAGCTTCGTGATCACCGATATGCGCTCGGCAAACGGCATCGACGTGCGGGGAGAGCGAATCCGGGGCACCGCGACCCTGGGCGACGGCGACACGATCCGCATCTGCGATCACGAGTTCACGTTCGAGATCGAGCCGCGCCCGGCCTAGCGAGGAATTAGGGTGTCTTTGCCAGCAATTCATATCTGAGGAGAAACCGATGAGCGATTCCGAGCAGGGGTCTCGCGTTGGTTCCCAGATCGGCCCATACAAGTTGCGCCGTCTGCTGGGCAAGGGCGGCATGGGCGAGGTCTACGAAGCCGAGGACACGGTCAAGGACCGCATCGTCGCGCTGAAACTGTTGCCCGAGTCGGCGTCGACGGATCCGGTGTTCCGTAAGCGGCTGCAGCGCGAGGCGCACGCCGCCGGTCGGCTGCAGGAGCCGCACGTCGTACCGATTCACGACTACGGCGAGGTCGACGGATTCCTGTTCGTCGACATGCGCATGATCGACGGCACCGACTTGCGCAAGGTGCTGAAGGGCTACGGACCCATGACGCCGGCGCGGTCGGTGGCGATCGTGCGCCAGATCGCATCGGCGCTCGACGCCGCCCACGAAGCGGGGATCACCCACCGCGACGTGAAGCCCGAGAACATCATCCTCAACCGTGAGGACTTCGCATACCTGGTCGATTTCGGCATCGCCAACGCCGTGACCGACGAGAAGCTCACCCAGTTGGGTACCGCGGTCGGCACCTACGCGTATATGGCACCGGAGCGCTTCACCAGCGACGACGTCACCTACCGCGCCGACGTGTACGCGCTCGCGTGCGTGCTGCACGAATGCCTGACCGGGGCGCAACCGTATTCCGGCGACAGCGTGGGCACCATCATCACCGCGCACCTGATGAACCCGACGCCGCGCCCAAGCGTGCAGCGCCCGGGGATTCCGCCGAAGTTCGATGAGGTGATCGGCCGCGGGATGGCGAAGAAACCCGAGGATCGCTACGCCAGCGCCGGTGACCTGGCGGCGGCGGCGACCGATGCGCTCACCCACCGGGAGCAGGATCAGGCCGCCACGATTCTGCAGCGCAGCGAGGCCGCGACCCGGCCGGTGCCGCCGCCACCTCCGCCGTCCCAACCGCGGATGTACTCGTCGCAACCACCACATCAGCCGCCACCGCCGCCCTACTCGACGCAGCCCCCGCCGCCGCAGTCCGGCCCGCAGCCCGCGGCGTTCCACTCCGGTCCCCCACCGACGGGCGGGCCGCCGAGCGGACCGATGTGGGCGACGTCCCCGCCGCCACCGTCCGGTCCGCTTCACCAGACGCCTGGCGCACAGCAGCCACCGTCGGGCGGCTCAAAGGTTCCGTGGATTCCGATTGCGGCCGCAGGCGCGGTGTTGGTGCTGATCCTCGGCGCAGTGGGCATCTACCTCGGCACGCGACCCGACGACGACAAGCCGATCCCCACCGACGACACCACAACGGCCACGGCCCAGACCTCCGAGCGGACCAGGACGTCGCGGACACCGACGCCGACGCCGGATCCGAACTCGTTCGAGTCGAAGCTCATGTCGGTCTTGCCGCGCGGCTACGACGCGGGCGTGTGCGAGCCGGTGAGCCCGCCTGCGACGGGCGCGCTGGCCACGGTGGACTGCGGAAAGGCCTCCCCGCAGGGTGGCCCCGAGAACGCTCGGTATTCGTTGTTCGCCGACCAGGCGGCGCTCGACAGGGCGTTCGACGACTCGGTCGCGGCGAATTCGGAACTGATGCCGTGCCCGAACAGCAACGCCGATTCACCGACGACGTGGCATTTCACCGAAACGCCGGACAAGGTCGAAGGCCGGATCGCCTGCGGCATCTTCAACGGCAACCAGGACATCACCTGGACCTTCAACACGAACCTTCTGATCGGTGACGCGCAGGGCCCCAATATGGCCGATCTGCACGACTGGTGGCTGAAGTTCGCCTGACGCGCTGATTCGCAGGTTCTCCGCGCTCCAAGAATCTGGCAAGAATCCGTCAAGGCGGCTGTCCGACTCTGATGTCGACCCGGAAACAACCGGAACGACACCGACATCAGGAGTCCTCATGTTCACTCGCAACGGAGTCACCAAGTTCGCAGGCAC
The sequence above is drawn from the Mycobacterium gallinarum genome and encodes:
- a CDS encoding serine/threonine-protein kinase, giving the protein MSDSEQGSRVGSQIGPYKLRRLLGKGGMGEVYEAEDTVKDRIVALKLLPESASTDPVFRKRLQREAHAAGRLQEPHVVPIHDYGEVDGFLFVDMRMIDGTDLRKVLKGYGPMTPARSVAIVRQIASALDAAHEAGITHRDVKPENIILNREDFAYLVDFGIANAVTDEKLTQLGTAVGTYAYMAPERFTSDDVTYRADVYALACVLHECLTGAQPYSGDSVGTIITAHLMNPTPRPSVQRPGIPPKFDEVIGRGMAKKPEDRYASAGDLAAAATDALTHREQDQAATILQRSEAATRPVPPPPPPSQPRMYSSQPPHQPPPPPYSTQPPPPQSGPQPAAFHSGPPPTGGPPSGPMWATSPPPPSGPLHQTPGAQQPPSGGSKVPWIPIAAAGAVLVLILGAVGIYLGTRPDDDKPIPTDDTTTATAQTSERTRTSRTPTPTPDPNSFESKLMSVLPRGYDAGVCEPVSPPATGALATVDCGKASPQGGPENARYSLFADQAALDRAFDDSVAANSELMPCPNSNADSPTTWHFTETPDKVEGRIACGIFNGNQDITWTFNTNLLIGDAQGPNMADLHDWWLKFA
- a CDS encoding SDR family NAD(P)-dependent oxidoreductase, coding for MTGDLRGRVALLTGASGGIGKAIARRLADEGADLCLSYGQHADDAEEVAAYARDQGRRVTVLAADLSDPEAPAALVAHAVHELGPVDLLVPNAGTADIKGWQKIDLASWNATIAVNLTAPWLLAQQVLPAMIERKYGRILFISSVAALTGGVVGAHYAASKAGLHGLMHHLAPRVAADGVTVNSLAPALVGETKMFPADLETGTPPIPIPVGRIGRPDEVADMAIAMLRNGYLTNKVVTLDGGILPRD
- a CDS encoding BTAD domain-containing putative transcriptional regulator — protein: MGSVKIGFGVLGPLQMTVNAAPVTLGTPKLRAVLAMLVMNRNRPVSTDSLITAAWEEGPPAEARASLHSYISNLRKLVSTAGADPKQVLVNAPPGYRLNAADADCDIGRFVVEKAAGVHAAAAGRFEEASRHLTDALAEWRGPVLDDLRTFQFVDVFATALTEDKVEAHTARAGAEIACGRAYAVISELESLTVEYPYREPLWAQLITAFYAAERQSEALDAYQRLKTTLAEDLGIDPGPTVRALHEKILRQEPLDVKQAAKTTAVHQVNDIDMRTAVNATAALATLRSAAGRAYRLTATATRIGRLSDNDIVLDDNNVSRHHAVIIDTGTSFVITDMRSANGIDVRGERIRGTATLGDGDTIRICDHEFTFEIEPRPA
- a CDS encoding zinc-binding dehydrogenase, whose product is MADTMRAQRFYADTKTFAVEDVPIPEPGPGEVLVKVAFCGICHSDLSLINGTFPAMRPVVTQGHEASGTIAKLGPDVTGWAEGDRVVVAAGRPCTQCANCRRGNVTNCLAIQLMAFAYDGAWAEYTVAQAAGLTRVPDNVPLEQAAILADAVSTPFGAVVRTGKVGIGESVGVWGVGGVGTHIVQLARLVGAAPVIAVDVKPAVLERAVELGADHAFDARDERLSEKIAELTGGRKLDVAFDAVGLASTFEQALDSLTVGGRLVAVGMSAEPACVGSTSMFALTQKQVLGHLGYQNVDIETLATLVSRGRLDISRSISDVVSLEDIAVGIERLHSQEGNPIRILVQP
- a CDS encoding NAD(P)H-dependent amine dehydrogenase family protein, with the translated sequence MALKVVQWATGGVGVAAIKGVLEHPELELVGCWVHSADKAGKDVGELIGEEPLGVTATNNVDEILALDADAVIYSPLLPNPDEVAALLRSGKNVVTPVGWVYPSERQSAALRDAAIEGNSTLHGTGMAPGGISEKFPLLFSAFSTGVTFVRAEEYSDLRTYEAPDVVRHVMGFGEVPDKALSGPMQKLLDGGFIQAVRMIVDKAGFNADPKVRSSQEIAVATAPIESPIGVIEPGQVAGRKFHWEALVGDEVVVRVTVNWLMGEEKLDPPWTFGPEGQRYEMEVRGNPDISITVKGFQSAVGGEGPEYGIVGTAAHCVNSVPAVCAAEPGIATYLDLPLISGKAAPRLS